The following DNA comes from Mycobacteroides immunogenum.
CGTGCCGCGGACACCAGGTCGGTGCCGGATGCGCGGCCACGTGGGGTGCGGATGCGCAGTTCGCCGTCCAGGTATGGGCAATCCACGATGTCTTCGTTCTGGCAGCACAGCAAGTGGTTGAGGTACTCGCGAGCGCGGTCGAGTTGTTCGATCCGTGCGGAGATCTCCGCGACTTGCTCGGTGACCGCATTGCGCCAGGTATTCGGTTGAGCCGAATGGGATGTCACGACGGCGGCCTGGCGCAACGGCATCATCCCGGTGATGCAGCACAGATATGCGATGCCGATGCGTCGCAGGTCTCGCTCGGTGTAGGTGCGGCGGCCACTGTGTTGCGGTGGCGAATTGAGCACGCCTTGCTTCTCCCACCACCGCAGTGTGGACGGCGCCAGGTCATACAACGCGGCGGCTTCGCCGATGTTCACCGTGGCTTCCGTGGTGGCGGGTCTTGGCATCAAGCTCACCTCACCATTGAAACTTAGGTAACCCTAACTTGCAAGGAGTTGCCGTTGGCGCCGCATTCGGCGTGGACAGCGCCTAGCCCAAGAGGGTCTGTCCGAGGTATCCGTCTTCGACCGTGCCGGGCGGCATGACGAACACGGCGGATCCCACCGCGGTGTTCCACTGGTTGAACTCGTCCCTTTCGGATAGCCGTTGCTGTACGGGAACGAACTGCGTGGCGATATCGCGTTGGTAGGCCGCGAAAATCAGGCCCGAGTTCGACGATGTGCCGGGCAATGGCGCGTCATCGAAGTTGTATGGGCGGCGCAGGAACTTCTCGTGCGGATTGCGGTGGCGAGCAAGAGCGATATGTGAGGTGGCGGGGATTACCGGGATACCGCCGCGGGTCATCGTCAAATCGGGTTCGTCGGATTCCTTGTCGCCCGATAGGGGTGCGCCGTTGTCTGACCGCCTGCCCATGATCAAATCCCGCAGCTTGCGATCCAACTGGTCCCATCCGTCCAGATTCATGGTGATTCGCCGGAGAACCAGAAGCGTTCCGCCCCTAAGCCACTCATGGTCTTCGCCGTGATGCCACAGCAGGCTGTCCAGCTCTGGGGTGCTGGGGTTAACGGTGCCGTCGACCTGTCCCATGAGATTGCGCATCGTGCCCCCGGTGGGGTCTTCGGGGCGCGGTGTGCGGAACCCGTTCTGGCGCCACCGTTCAACGGCCAGCGAGCGCACATTCTTGAGCAGCACCCGAGCCGTGTGCGCCACCAGCAGTGGGTCCTCGGCGCAGATTTGCAGCAGTAGATCGCCTCCGCACCAACGCTTCTCGAGCCGATCTGTGGAGAACGCCGGGAAACTCCGCGCCGAGGCGGGGCAGCTGTCGGCCAGGCCGGCCTTCTCGAACACCGATGGGCCAAGCCCCGCCGTGATAGTCAATCGTGCTGTGGAGACTGCCAATTCCGGTTCGGTATCGGCCAGTGCGGGACGGCCCTGGGTCAACCTGGCCGCATCGGTGCTCCACAGCCGCAGAATCGACTTCAGGTTCTCGCGTACTGCCCGCGGATCTGTGGCGTTTCCTGGCAGCAGATCCAGTGCCAGGAACATCGCGTGTGCTTGTGGCGCAGTTGCGATCCCGGCTTGGTGTTCGCCGTAAAAAGGTTCGATGGCGGGTTCGTTGTTCGGTCGTGCCGCTTGAGATTGCGCGGACCACACCGACAGGCCGGCCCCCGCGGTGAGGGCTGCTGCCGCACCACCTCCGACGATGAGCCCGCGCCGGGACAGAGAACGAGACGTCATGGTCAGGGCTGGTAGTTCTCGTTGCCGCCTGCGAAGTCGCGGATCTGGGCGGTCATGGGCTTTGTCGAACCGTCCTGGAAGGACAGCGTGATGACAACATCCTGGCCAGGACGCAGGGGAGTGGTCAGTCCCATGAGCATCACGTGATCGCCACCAGGAGAGAGCTTGTGCTCGCCGTTGGCCGGAATGACGACCCCGCCCTCCTTGGGGCGCATCAATCCGCCGGGAGTGACCTCGTGGAGTTCCACCGACTTCGCGGCGGGTGAGGTCGCGGAGACAATGCGCGCTTCGGTGGATCCGTTGTTGTGGACCGTGCCGAACACCGAGGTCATAGACCCATCGGGTGCGGATTTGGCCCACTGGTCGGTAATGGTTACCTCGGAGGCCTGCTCGGCAGGGGTGGACTCATGCGCCGAGCAGCCGGCGAGCAATGACAGCGCGACTGCTGCCGGGATGACGATCTTCACGTTCAGCTAGTCGTGCGGATGGTGGGGAAAGTTCCGCCCGGGCTGATCACGGCGCAGCCTCAGCTCGGCGAAGAGCTGCTCGGTGGCTGACTTGGCGGCTCCGGTATCCCCGGCGATGACGGCCTCGACGAGCCTGGTGTGTTCATGCTCGAACGAGCATTCCGCGCCTATTGGATTGCCGCGCATGTAGTGGTCCATCAAGCCCAGTAGCGATTCATAAAGCTCCAGGTAGAGGGCGTTGTGACTGGCGGCGACGACGGTCCGGTGCAGTGCGATGTCGGTAGAGATGGCGTCCTCGACGTCCTGGGGTGCGACCTGCCGGGGTGTCCACAGTTCGTTGCGGCGCCGCAGCAGCGCACGCAGCTGCTCGATGTCATCTTCGTCACGTCGCTGGGCGGCGAGGCCTGCGGCGGTCACTTCCAGGGTCTGCCGCAGCTCGATGAGATCGCGATCGCTGGCGGCGGCGAAGTAGTCGGCGATGGCCGCGCCGCTGCCGCCGAGGGACAGCACATAAGTACCGGAGCCTTGGCGTCTTTCGAGCATGCCGGCATGGACCAGGGCCTGGACGGCCTCTCTAATTGTGTTGCGGGAAGTCCCGGTGAGCTCACACAATTCAGGTTCGGTAGGGATGCGAGCACCGATGGCCCAGCGTCCCGACCGAATCTCCTCGCGGAGTTGTTCGGTGACCTGGCCAATCAGTGTCTGGCGACGGACCGGCTGCATGACGGCTCATCGTAGCG
Coding sequences within:
- a CDS encoding Dyp-type peroxidase; the encoded protein is MTSRSLSRRGLIVGGGAAAALTAGAGLSVWSAQSQAARPNNEPAIEPFYGEHQAGIATAPQAHAMFLALDLLPGNATDPRAVRENLKSILRLWSTDAARLTQGRPALADTEPELAVSTARLTITAGLGPSVFEKAGLADSCPASARSFPAFSTDRLEKRWCGGDLLLQICAEDPLLVAHTARVLLKNVRSLAVERWRQNGFRTPRPEDPTGGTMRNLMGQVDGTVNPSTPELDSLLWHHGEDHEWLRGGTLLVLRRITMNLDGWDQLDRKLRDLIMGRRSDNGAPLSGDKESDEPDLTMTRGGIPVIPATSHIALARHRNPHEKFLRRPYNFDDAPLPGTSSNSGLIFAAYQRDIATQFVPVQQRLSERDEFNQWNTAVGSAVFVMPPGTVEDGYLGQTLLG
- a CDS encoding MerR family transcriptional regulator; protein product: MPRPATTEATVNIGEAAALYDLAPSTLRWWEKQGVLNSPPQHSGRRTYTERDLRRIGIAYLCCITGMMPLRQAAVVTSHSAQPNTWRNAVTEQVAEISARIEQLDRAREYLNHLLCCQNEDIVDCPYLDGELRIRTPRGRASGTDLVSAARSACYASTPMGDETTDSQAGCCGFCGRQLATHGKGRPQRYCSPACKQRAYRHRHGMK
- a CDS encoding copper chaperone PCu(A)C, whose translation is MKIVIPAAVALSLLAGCSAHESTPAEQASEVTITDQWAKSAPDGSMTSVFGTVHNNGSTEARIVSATSPAAKSVELHEVTPGGLMRPKEGGVVIPANGEHKLSPGGDHVMLMGLTTPLRPGQDVVITLSFQDGSTKPMTAQIRDFAGGNENYQP
- a CDS encoding FadR/GntR family transcriptional regulator, which produces MQPVRRQTLIGQVTEQLREEIRSGRWAIGARIPTEPELCELTGTSRNTIREAVQALVHAGMLERRQGSGTYVLSLGGSGAAIADYFAAASDRDLIELRQTLEVTAAGLAAQRRDEDDIEQLRALLRRRNELWTPRQVAPQDVEDAISTDIALHRTVVAASHNALYLELYESLLGLMDHYMRGNPIGAECSFEHEHTRLVEAVIAGDTGAAKSATEQLFAELRLRRDQPGRNFPHHPHD